The following coding sequences are from one Ammospiza caudacuta isolate bAmmCau1 chromosome 10, bAmmCau1.pri, whole genome shotgun sequence window:
- the LOC131562145 gene encoding gonadotropin-releasing hormone II receptor-like, translating to MTPDLALEMEQGMSEEQLPASPHCPTTQEDTNVSASAFPQYWVEPRFTQAAKVRVIITAIFFLLAAGSNAAVLGSLLRKRRKSHVQPLILSLALADLLVTVMVMPLDAAWNVTVQWYGGDISCKILNFLKLFAMYAAALVLVVISLDRHAAILHPFSRAHRRNGMLLRAAWAGSVLLALPQLFLFHLNTIPGRNFTQCVTHGSFRAHWEETVYNMFTFTTLYITPLSVMIVCYIRILWEISKQLKVNKGLTRNQNEHISKARMKTLKMTIVIVATFIICWTPYYLLGLWYWFQPAMIQKMPEYVNHSFFLFGLLHTCTDPIIYGLYTPSFREDVQLCLRGIETAITRQKRHKPISASEKNTKDGAANGGVASGGSNGTTVSMV from the exons atgaCCCCAGATCTGGCACTTGAAATGGAG CAGGGGATGAGcgaggagcagctccctgcatcTCCCCACTGCCCCACCACGCAGGAGGACACCAATGTCTCGGCCTCTGCGTTCCCCCAGTACTGGGTGGAGCCCCGGTTCACCCAAGCAGCCAAGGTCCGTGTGATCATCACAGCCATCTtcttcctgctggcagcaggcagcaatgcagccgtgctgggcagcctgctgaggaagaggaggaaatcCCACGTGCAGCCACTGATCCTCAGTCTGGCGCTGGCCGACCTGCTGGTGACAGTGATGGTGATGCCTCTGGATGCAGCATGGAACGTGACAGTGCAGTGGTATGGAGGGGACATCTCCTGCAAGATCCTCAACTTCCTCAAGCTCTTTGCTATGTATGCTGCTGCCCTGGTACTGGTGGTCATCAGCCTGGACCGGCACGCAGCCATCCTCCATCCCTTCTCCCGTGCTCACCGCCGCAACGGGATGCTGCTCcgtgctgcctgggctggcagcgTGCTCCTGGCTTTGCCCCAG cttttcctcttCCACCTGAACACAATCCCAGGAAGGAATTTCACCCAGTGTGTTACTCATGGGAGCTTCCGAGCACACTGGGAGGAAACTGTCTACAACATGTTCACCTTCACCACCCTCTACATCACCCCCCTGAGCGTCATGATCGTCTGCTACATCCGCATCCTTTGGGAGATCAGTAAGCAGCTAAAGGTCAATAAAG GTTTGACAAGAAATCAAAACGAACACATCTCCAAGGCACGCATGAAGACTCTCAAGATGACCATAGTGATTGTTGCCACCTTCATAATCTGCTGGACCCCTTACTATCTCCTGGGCTTGTGGTACTGGTTCCAGCCAGCCATGATCCAGAAGATGCCAGAGTATGTCAAccacagcttcttcctctttggCCTGCTGCACACCTGCACTGACCCTATCATTTATGGACTGTACACCCCTTCCTTTCGGGAGGATGTgcagctgtgtctcaggggcaTTGAAACAGCCATCACCAGGCAAAAGAGACACAAACCCATCTCAGCCTCAGAGAAGAACACCAAGGATGGTGCTGCAAATGGTGGGGTGGCATCAGGGGGCTCCAATGGGACAACTGTCAGCATGGTCTGA